A genomic window from Tenebrio molitor chromosome X, icTenMoli1.1, whole genome shotgun sequence includes:
- the LOC138140348 gene encoding uncharacterized protein isoform X1, which translates to MNNYFKLFFRRISKDFKQKQLLPLKLLFFMHSSTVLVLYPYLTIHMRELGINVEEAATMSAVAPVIAVLMPPLAGMIADKIGNFRVMLALFSAIGGASALLLLLVPVGRITITYPDRVVFGMSCSSGYPLSLSMHQHHPCSPIKSQNKTDLQLESCGFACHAVLAENQTDALLRTRTYSLQLYNLEENTTHTYTYTLTDEDIHIPEPISETLNHKTLTNNERFLTSIRRLSKNSYYFPTATLFNFSCDLRDNSSSADCVFGTRSSFDRFQKKLGRNFNATLAPIETTRDDDFEERQIYSLLLEDKRNTSCLGGFVRPGQHITINMPIYRDNSSEIFKHLELGSCATRCLVTATRTDVCSNDNTVIELDMSLTFWSYLVIRVFIGIVSGTSFAMFEGAVIAILREHKADYGLQRIYATIGGMISSPLSGFLVDFASRGKGYTDFTPIFFLYATLKIVSGILMLFINLEFKKPAQSVVSDVISVLRKMELIVLFVACLILGSAWGYIESFLFWLLQDLGGSKSLMGLTITVGGLIGIPLLVLSGPIIKKLGHANVIFIGFAFYAIRLIGYSLIYNPWLCLIFEAMESVTFGLSFTAAVTYAARLSTVTTDTTIQGLLGGLYFAVGKGLGSLVGGYLIKAYGIRSTFQKFAFFTAAVGLAYFAFYHLYMKKRPSVGTDITKKDVEKPPQGFVDVDLNVKAAAHHEVPAVYEDALANPAFEDTEFNEDAPEEKTTDKDGTNNAS; encoded by the exons ATGAACAACTACTTCAAGCTCTTCTTCCGGCGGATATCCAAAGATTTCAAGCAGAAGCAGCTCCTCCCTCTCAAACTGCTCTTCTTCATGCACTCGTCGA CCGTGCTGGTTTTGTATCCATATTTGACCATCCACATGCGCGAGCTGGGGATCAACGTGGAAGAAGCTGCGACGATGTCCGCTGTGGCACCTGTTATAGCAGTTTTGATGCCGCCTTTGGCAGGAATGATCGCCGACAAGATTGGCAACTTTAGG gtGATGTTGGCGCTCTTTTCGGCAATCGGAGGAGCTTCGGCTCTCCTACTGTTGCTGGTACCAGTTGGTAGAATCACGATAACTTATCCTGACAGAGTAGTATTTGGGATGTCTTGCAGTTCAGGATATCCCCTAAGTCTGTCGATGCACCAGCACCATCCGTGCAGTCCGATCAAATCCCAAAACAAAACCGACCTTCAGCTCGAATCTTGCGGTTTCGCTTGTCACGCCGTTCTCGCCGAGAACCAGACAGATGCGCTCCTGAGAACCCGAACTTACAGCCTTCAACTCTACAATTTGGAGGAGAACACGACTCACACCTACACCTACACGCTGACCGACGAAGACATACACATACCTGAGCCCATTTCGGAAACCTTGAACCACAAAACTCTGACAAACAACGAGCGATTTTTGACCTCGATCCGACGCCTCTCCAAAAACTCTTACTACTTCCCCACGGCGactcttttcaatttttcctgcGACCTACGCGACAACTCTTCGTCGGCTGATTGCGTCTTCGGAACCAGAAGCTCGTTCGATcgatttcaaaagaagctgggCCGCAACTTCAACGCGACTCTCGCTCCCATAGAGACCACGCGAGATGACGATTTCGAAGAGCGACAGATCTACAGTTTGCTCCTCGAAGACAAGCGGAATACGTCTTGTCTTGGAGGTTTCGTCCGACCAGGACAACACATCACCATCAACATGCCCATCTATAGAGACAATTCGAGCGAAATTTTCAAACATCTAGAACTGGGAAGTTGTGCCACCAGGTGCTTGGTAACAGCGACCAGGACGGATGTGTGTTCAAACGACAACACTGTCATCGAGCTGGACATGTCGTTGACGTTTTGGTCCTACTTGGTGATCAGAGTTTTCATCGGTATCGTCAGTGGTACGTCTTTCGCCATGTTCGAAGGAGCGGTGATCGCCATTTTGAGAGAACACAAAGCTGATTACGGCCTTCAAAGGATCTACGCCACAATCGGAGGCATGATCAGCTCGCCGTTGTCAGGATTCTTAGTTGATTTTGCCAGCCGCGGCAAGGGCTACACAGACTTTAC ACCTATCTTCTTTCTGTACGCGACTCTCAAAATTGTCAGCGGAATCTTGATGCTCTTCATCAACTTGGAGTTCAAAAAACCTGCGCAAAGCGTAGTGTCGGATGTGATTTCGGTGCTTAGAAAAATGGAGCTGATAGTGCTGTTCGTGGCTTGTTTGATTTTAG GATCTGCGTGGGGCTACATCGAGAGCTTTTTGTTTTGGCTGCTGCAAGATCTGGGCGGTTCGAAATCATTGATGGGTTTGACGATCACCGTGGGTGGTTTGATCGGGATACCTTTGCTGGTACTCTCCGGTCCCATTATCAAGAAGCTCGGCCACGCCAACGTGATCTTCATCGGATTTGCGTTTTACGCCATACGTTTAATAGGTTACTCTCTCATTTACAATCCTTGGCTGTGTTTGATTTTTGAAGCGATGGAATCTGTCACTTTTGGTTTGAGTTTCACAGCTGCTGTCACTTACGCCGCGAGGTTGTCGACTGTGACCACTGACACCACCATTCAAGGATTGCTGGGAGGATTGTATTTCGCTGTTG GTAAAGGACTCGGGAGTTtggttggtggttatttgatCAAAGCGTACGGAATCCGGTCGACGTTCCAGAAATTTGCATTCTTTACCGCAGCCGTCGGTCTAGCCTATTTCGCTTTTTACCACTTGTACATGAAAAAGAGGCCGTCTGTTGGTACGGACATTACCAAGAAAGACGTCGAGAAACCACCGCAAGGTTTCGTCGATGTTGATTTAAATGTCAAGGCTGCTGCTCATCACGAGGTTCCTGCTGTGTACGAAGATGCATTGGCCAATCCAGCTTTTGAGGATACGGAATTCAACGAGGATGCGCCCGAAGAGAAAACCACCGACAAAGATGGCACAAACAATGCAAGTTAA
- the LOC138140348 gene encoding uncharacterized protein isoform X2, with product MHQHHPCSPIKSQNKTDLQLESCGFACHAVLAENQTDALLRTRTYSLQLYNLEENTTHTYTYTLTDEDIHIPEPISETLNHKTLTNNERFLTSIRRLSKNSYYFPTATLFNFSCDLRDNSSSADCVFGTRSSFDRFQKKLGRNFNATLAPIETTRDDDFEERQIYSLLLEDKRNTSCLGGFVRPGQHITINMPIYRDNSSEIFKHLELGSCATRCLVTATRTDVCSNDNTVIELDMSLTFWSYLVIRVFIGIVSGTSFAMFEGAVIAILREHKADYGLQRIYATIGGMISSPLSGFLVDFASRGKGYTDFTPIFFLYATLKIVSGILMLFINLEFKKPAQSVVSDVISVLRKMELIVLFVACLILGSAWGYIESFLFWLLQDLGGSKSLMGLTITVGGLIGIPLLVLSGPIIKKLGHANVIFIGFAFYAIRLIGYSLIYNPWLCLIFEAMESVTFGLSFTAAVTYAARLSTVTTDTTIQGLLGGLYFAVGKGLGSLVGGYLIKAYGIRSTFQKFAFFTAAVGLAYFAFYHLYMKKRPSVGTDITKKDVEKPPQGFVDVDLNVKAAAHHEVPAVYEDALANPAFEDTEFNEDAPEEKTTDKDGTNNAS from the exons ATGCACCAGCACCATCCGTGCAGTCCGATCAAATCCCAAAACAAAACCGACCTTCAGCTCGAATCTTGCGGTTTCGCTTGTCACGCCGTTCTCGCCGAGAACCAGACAGATGCGCTCCTGAGAACCCGAACTTACAGCCTTCAACTCTACAATTTGGAGGAGAACACGACTCACACCTACACCTACACGCTGACCGACGAAGACATACACATACCTGAGCCCATTTCGGAAACCTTGAACCACAAAACTCTGACAAACAACGAGCGATTTTTGACCTCGATCCGACGCCTCTCCAAAAACTCTTACTACTTCCCCACGGCGactcttttcaatttttcctgcGACCTACGCGACAACTCTTCGTCGGCTGATTGCGTCTTCGGAACCAGAAGCTCGTTCGATcgatttcaaaagaagctgggCCGCAACTTCAACGCGACTCTCGCTCCCATAGAGACCACGCGAGATGACGATTTCGAAGAGCGACAGATCTACAGTTTGCTCCTCGAAGACAAGCGGAATACGTCTTGTCTTGGAGGTTTCGTCCGACCAGGACAACACATCACCATCAACATGCCCATCTATAGAGACAATTCGAGCGAAATTTTCAAACATCTAGAACTGGGAAGTTGTGCCACCAGGTGCTTGGTAACAGCGACCAGGACGGATGTGTGTTCAAACGACAACACTGTCATCGAGCTGGACATGTCGTTGACGTTTTGGTCCTACTTGGTGATCAGAGTTTTCATCGGTATCGTCAGTGGTACGTCTTTCGCCATGTTCGAAGGAGCGGTGATCGCCATTTTGAGAGAACACAAAGCTGATTACGGCCTTCAAAGGATCTACGCCACAATCGGAGGCATGATCAGCTCGCCGTTGTCAGGATTCTTAGTTGATTTTGCCAGCCGCGGCAAGGGCTACACAGACTTTAC ACCTATCTTCTTTCTGTACGCGACTCTCAAAATTGTCAGCGGAATCTTGATGCTCTTCATCAACTTGGAGTTCAAAAAACCTGCGCAAAGCGTAGTGTCGGATGTGATTTCGGTGCTTAGAAAAATGGAGCTGATAGTGCTGTTCGTGGCTTGTTTGATTTTAG GATCTGCGTGGGGCTACATCGAGAGCTTTTTGTTTTGGCTGCTGCAAGATCTGGGCGGTTCGAAATCATTGATGGGTTTGACGATCACCGTGGGTGGTTTGATCGGGATACCTTTGCTGGTACTCTCCGGTCCCATTATCAAGAAGCTCGGCCACGCCAACGTGATCTTCATCGGATTTGCGTTTTACGCCATACGTTTAATAGGTTACTCTCTCATTTACAATCCTTGGCTGTGTTTGATTTTTGAAGCGATGGAATCTGTCACTTTTGGTTTGAGTTTCACAGCTGCTGTCACTTACGCCGCGAGGTTGTCGACTGTGACCACTGACACCACCATTCAAGGATTGCTGGGAGGATTGTATTTCGCTGTTG GTAAAGGACTCGGGAGTTtggttggtggttatttgatCAAAGCGTACGGAATCCGGTCGACGTTCCAGAAATTTGCATTCTTTACCGCAGCCGTCGGTCTAGCCTATTTCGCTTTTTACCACTTGTACATGAAAAAGAGGCCGTCTGTTGGTACGGACATTACCAAGAAAGACGTCGAGAAACCACCGCAAGGTTTCGTCGATGTTGATTTAAATGTCAAGGCTGCTGCTCATCACGAGGTTCCTGCTGTGTACGAAGATGCATTGGCCAATCCAGCTTTTGAGGATACGGAATTCAACGAGGATGCGCCCGAAGAGAAAACCACCGACAAAGATGGCACAAACAATGCAAGTTAA